From the Herpetosiphonaceae bacterium genome, the window TGGTAGCCATGTTCCTGGCTGCATGCAGCAGCGGTGCAGGGGTTACGCCGCCCGATACCGCCAGCAGCGGTGCCAGCGTCGCGCCTGCCGCCACATCCGCCGCCAGCGCGGCACCCGCCGCCACGTCCGAGGCCAGCCCGTCGGCCTCACCCGCAGGTGCTACAGATTCCGGCAAGCCACTCAAGATCGGCGTGATCACCGATCAGTCGAAGGCGCTCTCGCTCTACGGCCAGCAAGAGATCAACGGGCTCAAGCTGGGCCTTCAGTACGCCACCGACGGCACGATGACCGTCGCCGGTCGTCCGATCGAGCTGGTGATCAAGGACGACGAGAACAACGCCGATAAAGCCCGCCAGCTTGCGCGCGAGCTGATCGAGAAGGACGGCGTTGAGATCTTGCAGTGCTGCGCCTCGACGACCTCAGCGCTTGCGGTGATCGAGGTGGCGAAAGAGAATCAGAAGATCGCGGTGATCGATCCGGCGGCAGGGCCGCAGATCACCGGCGCGAACTTCAACAAGTATGTCTTTCGCACAGGCCGCAATACGCTTCAGGATGCGCTCACCGCAGGCCCGTATGTGGTGCAGAACGTCGGCAAAGAGTTCGTGCAGATCGCGCCCGACACCGACTTCGGCAAAGGCTCGGCGGCCTCGTGGCGCGCGATCATCGAGAGCAACGGCGGCAAGTTCGTCGCCGACGACGTGCTGATCCCCGCCGACACGACGGATTTCACGCCCTATCTGCAAAAAGTGCTCGACGCCGCCGACGAGAACGGCGCGAAGGTGATGTTCGTCACCTGGGCCGGCAGCAACTTTCCCCGGCTCTTCCAGCAGATGCGCGAGCAGGGCGTGCTCGACAAGCTCACGCTGGCGACCGGCTTCGGCGATAACGTGACGCTGCCGACGGTCTACAAGGATGCCACCGGCTCGGTCGGGATGATCGCCTATCACTACACGCTGCCCAAGAATCCCGTCAACGACTGGCTCGTCACCGAGCACAAGAAGCAGTTCAACGCGCCGCCGGATCTCTTTACCGCTGGCGGCATGGCCGCAGGCATCGCCATCGTCGAGGCGCTCGAAAAGACCAGCGGCGATACCAACGCCGACAAGCTGATCAGCGTCATGGAGGGCATGTCGTTCGACGGGCCGAAGGGCACGTACACCTTCCGCAAAGAAGATCATCAGGCGCTCCAGCCAATGTACATGGTCAAGCTCGTCAAGATCGACGATCCTGAGGCCAAGTTCTTCGAGCTGCTTGAGGAGCGCTCGGCGCAGGACACCGCGCCGCCGATTCAGGTGAAGCAGTAAACGCAGGAGAACACAGAACAGAGAACAAAGAACAAAAAGTATGTTCTTGTTCTCTGTTCCTTCTCCACAAGCTGAATCATGGCATTATTCGATGTTGATAGCGTTGATTGAAATTCGCTTTTGATATTTGACTTATCTGTTGTTTATCTTGTCAATTGTTCCCTTGTTCGCTTGTTCTTTTGTTCTTGCTTCGTGCAACGAATGCTAAGAAATAATGGTGGGGGACGCCCCCACACCCCGGCCTCACGGCCTTCTAGGATACTCCTATGCCAATCATGCGCGTCGAGTCTGTTTCTCGTTGGTTTGGCGGCCTACAGGCGGTCCGCGAGGCATCGCTGAGCATCGAGCAGGGCGCGTTCCACTCGATCATCGGGCCGAACGGCGCGGGCAAGACG encodes:
- a CDS encoding substrate-binding domain-containing protein codes for the protein MKRLVSWCTLFSLVAMFLAACSSGAGVTPPDTASSGASVAPAATSAASAAPAATSEASPSASPAGATDSGKPLKIGVITDQSKALSLYGQQEINGLKLGLQYATDGTMTVAGRPIELVIKDDENNADKARQLARELIEKDGVEILQCCASTTSALAVIEVAKENQKIAVIDPAAGPQITGANFNKYVFRTGRNTLQDALTAGPYVVQNVGKEFVQIAPDTDFGKGSAASWRAIIESNGGKFVADDVLIPADTTDFTPYLQKVLDAADENGAKVMFVTWAGSNFPRLFQQMREQGVLDKLTLATGFGDNVTLPTVYKDATGSVGMIAYHYTLPKNPVNDWLVTEHKKQFNAPPDLFTAGGMAAGIAIVEALEKTSGDTNADKLISVMEGMSFDGPKGTYTFRKEDHQALQPMYMVKLVKIDDPEAKFFELLEERSAQDTAPPIQVKQ